Proteins encoded together in one Musa acuminata AAA Group cultivar baxijiao chromosome BXJ3-6, Cavendish_Baxijiao_AAA, whole genome shotgun sequence window:
- the LOC103989967 gene encoding protein cornichon homolog 2 codes for MAWELLLWLLAFAAVIALIGLSAYQLICLSDLEFDYINPYDSSSRINAVVIPEFLVQGILCILFLLTWHWFPFLIMAPITYYHIKLYMKGKHLIDVTEIFRLLSGEKKYRVIKLAFYCSIFIVVIYRLVTTSVLLLIEEDDQALESGIF; via the exons ATGGCGTGGGAGCTCCTCCTTTGGCTCCTCGCCTTCGCTGCTGTGATCGCTCTCATCGGGTTGAGCGCCTATCAG CTAATTTGCTTATCTGATTTGGAATTTGACTATATCAACCCATATGATTCATCATCGCGTATCAATGCTGTCGTGATTCCAGAGTTCTTGGTGCAAGGAATTTTATGCATTTTATTCCTCCTGACGTGGCATTGGTTTCCATTTCTAATAATGGCTCCCATCACTTATTACCATATAAAACT GTATATGAAAGGGAAGCATCTAATTGATGTTACTGAGATATTTAGATTGCTGAGTGGAGAGAAGAAATACCGAGTAATCAAGCTTGCTTTCTATTGCAGCATTTTTATTGTAGTTATTTACAG GCTTGTTACAACTTCTGTTCTTTTACTTATAGAAGAAGATGATCAGGCTTTGGAATCTGGGATATTTTAG
- the LOC135640815 gene encoding protein POLYCHOME-like: MPEARRATTGDFTGGFWIRRAAYPAAMPGSRRRRIQSLLAAIDDKENIHPSRAATARRRPRNRKSPLPSWYPRTPLRDITIIVNALERRMRERAARARQRNANPEASPVTDPAVDEMNASEHTPVGEALPSDVFSDASPSPAASSTLSSLTPTQQPLRTPSSSETPLSTTERVLADPSTEDPKPTEFEKKLQSTISEMERLVLDNLKRAPKPPARKAMRTLMSMR; this comes from the exons ATGCCAGAGGCGAGACGAGCGACGACGGGTGACTTCACTGGAGGGTTTTGGATCCGGAGAGCAGCTTACCCAGCGGCAATGCCGGGTTCAAGACGAAGGCGAATCCAGAGTTTGTTGGCTGCAATCGACGACAAGGAGAACATACACCCATCACGGGCGGCGACAGCTCGACGCCGTCCCAGGAACAGGAAAAGTCCTCTGCCAAGTTGGTATCCTCGGACGCCTCTCCGTGACATCACCATCATCGTCAAC GCCTTGGAGAGAAGGATGCGTGAGAGGGCCGCAAGAGCCAGGCAGAGGAACGCCAACCCTGAGGCGTCGCCTGTGACTGATCCTGCGGTAGATGAAATGAATGCTTCCGAACACACTCCAGTGGGTGAAGCCCTCCCGTCGGATGTTTTTTCTGATGCCTCCCCAAGCCCTGCTGCATCATCCACCCTTTCCTCCCTTACTCCAACCCAACAGCCACTCCGCACCCCATCCTCCTCCGAGACCCCCCTTTCCACTACGGAGCGTGTTCTCGCCGATCCATCAACCGAAGATCCGAAGCCGACTGAATTCGAGAAGAAGCTGCAGAGCACCATATCGGAGATGGAAAGGCTTGTGCTGGATAACCTGAAGAGGGCGCCGAAGCCGCCTGCGAGGA